A stretch of the Bradyrhizobium sp. CCBAU 53351 genome encodes the following:
- a CDS encoding response regulator, whose amino-acid sequence MTQSQHIMIVDDEAPAREMVGDYLKMHGFTVTLCDGGKSLRAAIQGSMPDLVVLDLNMPEEDGLSIIRDLKSRINVPVIMLTATASPIDRVVGLELGADDYVAKPCELRELMARIRSVLRRSVPAKAAAPEAAAKSDKEQLVRFGTKWLDLEAQALRDDEGNEHPLTASEFGLLKVFAANPKRVLSRERLLELANARDAEAFDRAVDLRIMRIRRKIEPDPAKPAVIRTIRGGGYLFSPQGEKA is encoded by the coding sequence ATGACCCAAAGCCAGCACATCATGATCGTCGACGACGAAGCCCCGGCCCGGGAGATGGTCGGCGATTATCTCAAGATGCACGGCTTCACCGTGACGCTGTGCGACGGCGGCAAGAGCTTGCGCGCCGCGATCCAGGGCAGCATGCCGGATCTCGTCGTGCTCGACCTCAACATGCCCGAGGAGGACGGCCTCTCGATCATCCGCGACCTCAAGAGCCGCATCAACGTACCGGTCATCATGCTCACGGCGACCGCGAGCCCGATCGACCGCGTCGTCGGCCTCGAGCTCGGCGCCGACGATTACGTTGCAAAGCCGTGCGAGCTGCGCGAGCTGATGGCGCGCATCCGCTCGGTGCTGCGCCGGAGCGTGCCGGCCAAGGCCGCCGCGCCCGAGGCGGCGGCGAAGTCCGACAAGGAGCAGCTGGTACGGTTCGGGACCAAGTGGCTCGATCTCGAAGCCCAGGCCCTGCGCGACGACGAGGGCAACGAGCACCCGCTGACCGCGTCCGAGTTCGGGCTGTTGAAAGTGTTCGCGGCCAATCCCAAGCGCGTGCTGTCGCGCGAGCGCCTGTTGGAATTGGCCAATGCGCGCGACGCCGAAGCCTTCGACCGCGCCGTCGATCTGCGCATCATGCGCATCCGCCGCAAGATCGAGCCCGATCCGGCCAAGCCGGCCGTGATCCGCACCATCCGCGGCGGCGGCTATCTGTTCTCGCCCCAGGGCGAGAAGGCGTAG
- a CDS encoding thioredoxin family protein, translated as MTFKLLAVSAALVGLTATGAVIPGFCDEAAPAVPIQVAAASQQSAPDFAGINNWFNSKPLSLAELRGKVVLVDFWTYGCVNCVNTLPHVTELYAKYRDKGLVVVGVHTPEFPFERSASNVQAALKRHGITYPVAQDNDSKTWNAYRNQYWPAQYIIDQNGKIVFQHAGEGRYDEIDRTVAKLLNASS; from the coding sequence ATGACGTTCAAACTGCTCGCCGTCTCAGCTGCACTTGTCGGCCTCACTGCCACCGGCGCCGTCATCCCCGGCTTCTGCGACGAAGCCGCACCCGCCGTGCCGATCCAGGTTGCCGCAGCAAGTCAGCAATCCGCGCCCGACTTCGCCGGCATCAACAATTGGTTCAACTCGAAGCCGCTCAGCCTCGCTGAGCTCCGCGGCAAGGTCGTGCTGGTCGACTTCTGGACCTATGGCTGCGTCAACTGCGTCAACACGCTGCCGCACGTCACCGAGCTCTACGCCAAGTACCGGGACAAGGGCCTCGTCGTGGTCGGCGTGCACACGCCGGAATTCCCGTTCGAGCGCTCGGCCTCCAACGTGCAGGCCGCGCTGAAACGCCACGGCATCACCTATCCGGTGGCGCAGGACAATGATTCCAAGACCTGGAACGCCTACCGCAACCAATATTGGCCGGCGCAATACATCATCGACCAGAACGGCAAGATCGTGTTCCAGCACGCCGGCGAAGGCCGCTATGACGAGATCGACCGCACCGTGGCCAAGCTGCTGAACGCCAGCAGCTGA
- a CDS encoding L,D-transpeptidase encodes MTDFRRLTGMFMAAVGLILSTPSAFAQQPDRGDEPGLVADDAYQLEPEWQKQVVYFRTTEAPGTIIVSTAERHLYLVQPGGRAIRYGIGVGRDGFQWQGLVTITNKKEWPDWTPPPEMIQRQPYLPRFMAGGPGNPLGARAMYLGTTVYRIHGTNRPDTIGTKVSSGCFRLVNNDVADLYDRVPVGTKVVIRQKPEL; translated from the coding sequence ATGACGGATTTTCGTCGCCTGACCGGGATGTTCATGGCTGCGGTGGGGCTCATTCTGTCCACGCCCTCTGCCTTTGCCCAGCAGCCTGACCGCGGCGACGAGCCGGGCCTGGTCGCCGACGACGCCTACCAGCTCGAGCCGGAATGGCAGAAGCAGGTCGTCTATTTCCGCACCACCGAGGCGCCGGGCACGATCATCGTCTCGACCGCCGAACGGCATCTCTATCTGGTGCAGCCGGGCGGGCGAGCGATCCGCTACGGCATCGGCGTCGGCCGCGACGGCTTTCAGTGGCAGGGCCTCGTGACCATCACCAACAAGAAGGAGTGGCCGGACTGGACGCCGCCGCCGGAGATGATCCAGCGCCAGCCCTATCTGCCGCGCTTCATGGCCGGCGGCCCCGGCAATCCGCTGGGCGCCCGCGCCATGTATCTCGGCACCACCGTGTACCGCATCCACGGCACCAACCGCCCCGACACGATCGGCACCAAGGTGTCCTCAGGCTGCTTCCGTCTCGTCAACAACGACGTCGCCGATCTCTACGACCGCGTGCCTGTCGGCACCAAGGTCGTCATCCGTCAGAAGCCTGAGCTGTAA
- a CDS encoding DUF3369 domain-containing protein, translated as MAEQDDVLHLIDDTGTASEDSNARKWKIAVIDDDPAVHDGTRFALSDYSLNGQSLEILSAYSAAEGRKLMAEHGDIAAVLLDVIMETDVAGLELVEFIRNEIKNETVRIILRTGQPGQAPERRVIVQYDINDYKAKTELTADKLFTSLTAALRSYQQLERMVQTRRGLEIIIDAASTLYDFKSMQRLAEGVLTQLASLLNVDCAGILVLRDNGGIDPELSVLAGSGCYSRFIGTTTSKALDPDLREMVEAAFQRRKNEFADHRSVIYLRTGSGREVVVLLQAERELSETDRSLVEIFSSRLSIAFDNVILYQQLQDANTQLEDRVAQRTRALMQANRRLSAQWLRLQRANGFKNEILGTVAHDLKNPLGVILGRTEMLKELISTGASESGVVAQVDHIRDATKRLTTMVDHLISDAMADAFDITIRREPVDVAALVKEVAEANQPLAVNKQQAISVIAPANIVTMCDTDRIREAIDNLISNAIKYSPIGGKIDVAVSHEGGDTIVRVSDEGAGLSPEDLGRLFGRFQRLSAKPTAGESSTGLGLSIVKRIIDMHGGEVTADSDGPGKGSTFTITLPATEMP; from the coding sequence ATGGCCGAACAGGACGATGTCCTCCACCTGATCGACGACACCGGTACCGCGTCGGAGGATAGCAACGCCCGGAAGTGGAAGATCGCCGTCATCGACGACGATCCGGCGGTGCATGACGGCACCCGTTTTGCCCTCTCGGATTACAGCCTGAACGGCCAGAGCCTGGAGATCCTGTCGGCCTATTCCGCGGCGGAAGGCCGCAAGCTGATGGCCGAGCACGGCGACATCGCCGCCGTGCTGCTCGACGTCATCATGGAGACCGACGTCGCCGGCCTCGAGCTGGTCGAGTTCATCCGCAACGAGATCAAGAACGAGACCGTGCGCATCATCCTGCGCACCGGCCAGCCCGGCCAGGCGCCGGAGCGGCGCGTGATCGTGCAGTACGACATCAACGACTACAAGGCCAAGACCGAGCTCACCGCCGACAAGCTGTTCACCTCGCTGACCGCGGCGCTGCGCTCTTATCAGCAGCTCGAACGCATGGTGCAGACAAGGCGCGGGCTCGAGATCATCATCGATGCCGCCTCGACGCTGTACGACTTCAAGTCGATGCAGCGGCTCGCCGAGGGCGTGCTGACCCAGCTCGCCTCGCTGCTCAATGTCGACTGCGCCGGCATCCTGGTCCTGCGCGACAATGGCGGCATCGATCCCGAACTCTCGGTGCTCGCCGGCAGCGGCTGCTACAGCCGCTTCATCGGCACCACGACGTCGAAGGCGCTCGACCCCGATCTGCGCGAGATGGTGGAGGCGGCATTCCAGCGCCGCAAGAACGAGTTCGCCGACCATCGCAGCGTGATCTATCTGCGCACCGGGTCCGGCCGCGAGGTCGTGGTGCTCTTGCAGGCCGAGCGCGAATTGTCCGAGACCGACCGCTCGCTGGTCGAGATCTTCTCCTCCCGGCTCTCGATCGCCTTCGACAACGTCATCCTCTACCAGCAGCTGCAGGACGCCAACACCCAGCTTGAGGACCGCGTCGCCCAGCGCACCCGCGCATTGATGCAGGCCAACCGCCGCCTCTCCGCGCAATGGCTGCGGCTGCAGCGGGCCAACGGCTTCAAGAACGAGATCCTCGGCACCGTCGCGCACGATTTGAAGAATCCGCTCGGCGTCATCCTCGGCCGCACCGAGATGCTGAAGGAGCTGATCTCGACCGGCGCTTCGGAAAGCGGCGTGGTCGCCCAGGTCGATCACATCCGCGATGCGACGAAGCGCCTGACCACGATGGTCGACCACCTGATCTCGGACGCGATGGCCGACGCCTTCGACATCACCATCCGCCGCGAGCCGGTTGACGTCGCCGCCCTGGTCAAGGAGGTCGCCGAGGCCAACCAGCCGCTCGCCGTCAACAAGCAGCAGGCGATCAGCGTCATCGCACCGGCCAACATCGTCACCATGTGCGACACCGACCGCATCCGCGAAGCCATCGACAATCTCATCAGCAACGCCATCAAATATTCGCCGATCGGCGGCAAGATCGACGTCGCCGTCAGCCATGAGGGCGGCGACACCATCGTCCGCGTCAGCGACGAGGGCGCCGGCCTGTCGCCGGAGGATCTCGGCCGCCTGTTCGGCCGGTTCCAGCGACTGTCGGCCAAGCCGACCGCCGGCGAGAGCTCGACGGGGCTCGGCCTCTCCATCGTCAAGCGCATCATCGACATGCACGGCGGCGAGGTGACCGCCGACAGCGACGGGCCCGGCAAGGGCTCGACCTTCACCATCACCCTCCCCGCGACCGAAATGCCGTGA
- a CDS encoding cytochrome c biogenesis CcdA family protein, translated as MLELLFALLAGILTIAAPCTLPMLPILLGASIGRDGRLRPLMIALGFVVSFSAVALLLGALTRLFDFDPNVLREAAAILLLGFGLLMLWPAPFEWLSIRLNGWLDLGSAGGAPREGALGGLILGTTLGLVWTPCAGPVLGSILTLVATSKNLAWAGTLLIAYAIGAAIPMLAIAYGGQAATTRVRSLSRITPRLQQGFGIVVIAFALAAYFQYDTLIVAWLTGFYPTGQIGL; from the coding sequence ATGCTCGAACTGCTCTTCGCTCTCCTTGCCGGCATCCTCACCATCGCCGCGCCTTGCACGCTGCCGATGCTGCCGATCCTGCTCGGCGCCTCGATCGGGCGCGACGGTCGGCTGCGCCCCCTGATGATCGCACTCGGCTTCGTCGTCTCGTTCTCGGCGGTCGCGCTGCTGCTCGGCGCGCTGACGCGGCTGTTCGATTTCGATCCGAACGTGCTTCGCGAGGCCGCCGCGATCCTGCTGCTCGGCTTCGGCCTGTTGATGCTGTGGCCGGCGCCGTTCGAATGGCTGTCGATCCGGCTCAATGGCTGGCTCGATCTCGGCAGCGCGGGCGGCGCGCCACGCGAGGGCGCGCTCGGCGGGCTGATCCTCGGCACCACGCTGGGCCTGGTCTGGACGCCCTGCGCCGGCCCGGTGCTAGGCTCGATCCTGACGCTGGTTGCGACCTCGAAGAATCTGGCCTGGGCCGGCACGCTGCTGATCGCCTATGCGATCGGCGCGGCGATCCCGATGCTGGCGATCGCCTATGGCGGACAGGCCGCGACCACGCGGGTGCGCAGCCTTTCGCGGATCACCCCACGCCTGCAGCAGGGCTTTGGAATCGTCGTGATCGCCTTCGCCCTCGCCGCCTATTTCCAATACGACACGCTGATCGTGGCGTGGCTCACCGGCTTCTACCCGACCGGCCAGATCGGCCTGTAA
- a CDS encoding amino acid ABC transporter substrate-binding protein: MRTFRGGLLIGLAVAVLVAVLAIIYEFYDTRTLKRTVRRGEVLCGVNKGLPGFSIPDDKGNWTGFDVDFCRAVASAIFNDPGKAKFVPLDANERFKELQSRKVDILSRNSTWSMARELDYDLYFPAVAYYDGVGFMLPRARNKETSLDLADSKVCVQSGTTTALNVSDYFRANNMKYEEVKLDNLNDVVKAYDSGKCDTLSADVSQLYALRLNLTKPGDHMILPDMISKEPLAPVVRQRDDDWMMIVKWTLYAMINAEELGVTSENIDEALKSKKPEVMRLVGTEGNYGEQLGLTKDWVVRIIRHVGNYGEMYERNIGEKSKLKIPRGMNQLWNAGGVQYAPPMR, from the coding sequence ATGCGCACTTTTCGAGGCGGCCTGCTGATCGGGCTCGCGGTCGCCGTGCTGGTCGCCGTTCTGGCCATCATCTACGAGTTCTACGACACCCGCACCCTGAAGCGCACCGTGCGCCGCGGCGAGGTGCTGTGCGGCGTCAACAAGGGACTGCCGGGCTTCTCGATCCCCGACGACAAGGGCAACTGGACCGGGTTTGACGTCGATTTCTGCCGGGCGGTGGCCTCGGCGATCTTCAACGATCCCGGCAAGGCCAAGTTCGTTCCGCTCGACGCCAACGAGCGCTTCAAGGAATTGCAGAGCCGGAAAGTCGACATCCTCTCGCGCAACTCGACCTGGAGCATGGCGCGCGAGCTCGACTACGACCTCTATTTCCCGGCCGTGGCCTACTACGACGGCGTCGGCTTCATGCTGCCTCGCGCTCGCAACAAGGAAACCTCGCTGGACCTCGCGGACAGCAAGGTCTGCGTGCAGAGCGGAACAACAACGGCACTCAACGTCTCCGACTACTTCCGTGCCAACAACATGAAGTATGAGGAGGTCAAGCTCGACAATCTCAACGACGTCGTGAAGGCCTACGACAGCGGCAAGTGCGACACGCTCTCGGCCGACGTCTCGCAGCTCTACGCGCTCAGGCTGAACCTGACCAAGCCCGGCGACCACATGATCCTGCCGGACATGATCTCCAAGGAGCCGCTCGCCCCGGTCGTGCGCCAGCGCGACGACGACTGGATGATGATCGTGAAGTGGACGCTCTACGCCATGATCAACGCGGAGGAACTCGGGGTGACCTCGGAGAACATCGACGAAGCCCTGAAGTCGAAGAAGCCGGAAGTGATGCGCCTCGTCGGCACCGAGGGCAATTACGGCGAGCAGCTCGGCCTCACCAAGGACTGGGTCGTCCGCATCATCCGCCACGTCGGCAATTACGGCGAGATGTACGAGCGCAATATCGGCGAGAAGTCGAAGCTGAAGATTCCGCGCGGCATGAACCAGCTATGGAACGCCGGCGGCGTGCAGTACGCACCGCCGATGAGGTAG
- a CDS encoding sigma-70 family RNA polymerase sigma factor has product MRNVIAINAQASQSIIAAQATSDDMLLESIADGNRTAMHILYCRHNVRVYRFILRIVRDATAAEDLVSQVFLDVWRTAGQFQGRSQVSTWLLSIARFKALTAMRQRRFEDIDQEDVRQIPDGNDTPETSLDRSDTSAILRACVQKLSPAHREIINLVYYHEKSVEEVGQIIGIPQSTVKTRMFYARKQLAELLKGAGVERFAA; this is encoded by the coding sequence ATGCGGAACGTCATCGCCATCAACGCCCAAGCCAGCCAGAGCATCATTGCCGCTCAGGCGACCTCGGACGACATGCTCCTCGAAAGCATTGCCGACGGCAACCGGACGGCCATGCACATCCTTTACTGCCGGCACAATGTGCGGGTGTATCGCTTCATCCTGCGCATCGTGCGCGACGCCACCGCGGCGGAAGACCTGGTCAGCCAGGTGTTTCTGGACGTGTGGCGGACCGCCGGCCAGTTCCAGGGCCGCTCGCAGGTCTCGACCTGGCTGCTCTCGATCGCCCGCTTCAAGGCCCTGACCGCGATGCGCCAGCGCCGCTTCGAGGACATCGACCAGGAGGACGTGCGCCAGATTCCTGATGGCAATGACACGCCCGAGACCTCGCTCGACCGCAGCGACACCAGCGCCATCCTGCGCGCCTGCGTGCAGAAGCTGTCGCCCGCGCATCGCGAGATCATCAACCTCGTCTACTACCACGAGAAGTCGGTGGAGGAGGTCGGGCAGATCATCGGCATCCCCCAGAGCACCGTGAAGACGCGGATGTTCTACGCCCGCAAGCAATTGGCCGAATTGCTTAAAGGCGCCGGCGTCGAGCGTTTCGCGGCCTGA
- a CDS encoding acyl-CoA dehydrogenase family protein, whose protein sequence is MALVLTEEQSMLRDSARGLISDKAPVSHLRHLRDSKDPIGFSKELWHSFAEMGFAGLLVPEEFGGSGLGVMEAGIVMEEIGRTLMPSPFLATSVVAASALARAGSAAQKSEYLPKISNGSLLATLAIDEGAKHRPLQTSLQAVRAGNGFKLSGAKALVVDGHVADLLIVAARTSGAAGERDGLTLFLVNPKAKGVAVERTIMVDAHNAARIELSNVEVTADSVLGEVDQAAGLLNGVLDIGRGAVAAEMVGLSEEVFNRTVEYLKNRKQFGKLIGEFQALQHRAAELYVDIEITRAATMKALQALDADFAKAASAVAVAKAKAGTTATRAVQEGVQMHGGMGMTDQFDIGFFMKRARVCEELFGDANYHTEQLARARGY, encoded by the coding sequence ATGGCCCTCGTCCTCACCGAAGAACAATCGATGCTCCGCGATAGCGCGCGCGGGCTGATCAGCGACAAGGCGCCGGTGTCGCACCTGCGGCATCTGCGCGACAGCAAGGACCCCATCGGCTTCTCCAAGGAGCTCTGGCATTCCTTCGCCGAAATGGGCTTTGCGGGCCTGCTGGTGCCGGAAGAATTCGGCGGCAGCGGCCTCGGCGTCATGGAAGCCGGAATCGTGATGGAGGAGATCGGCCGCACCTTGATGCCGTCGCCCTTCCTCGCGACCTCGGTGGTCGCGGCCTCGGCGCTGGCCCGCGCCGGCAGTGCCGCGCAGAAATCGGAATATTTGCCGAAGATTTCGAACGGCTCGCTGCTCGCCACGCTCGCGATCGACGAGGGCGCAAAACATCGTCCGCTGCAGACCAGCCTGCAGGCCGTGCGCGCCGGCAACGGTTTTAAACTTTCCGGCGCCAAGGCGCTGGTGGTCGACGGCCACGTCGCCGATCTCCTGATCGTCGCCGCGCGCACGTCCGGCGCTGCCGGCGAGCGGGACGGCCTGACTCTGTTCCTGGTCAACCCCAAGGCCAAGGGCGTTGCGGTCGAGCGCACCATCATGGTCGACGCGCACAATGCGGCGCGGATCGAGCTTTCCAATGTCGAGGTCACCGCCGACAGCGTGCTCGGCGAAGTCGATCAGGCAGCCGGCCTGCTCAACGGCGTGCTCGACATCGGCCGCGGCGCGGTCGCCGCCGAGATGGTCGGGCTCAGCGAGGAGGTCTTCAACCGCACCGTCGAATACCTCAAGAACAGGAAGCAGTTCGGCAAGCTGATCGGCGAATTCCAGGCGCTGCAGCACCGCGCCGCCGAGCTCTATGTCGACATCGAGATCACCCGCGCCGCCACCATGAAGGCGCTGCAGGCGCTGGACGCCGATTTCGCGAAGGCGGCCTCCGCCGTCGCGGTCGCCAAGGCGAAGGCCGGCACCACCGCCACGCGCGCGGTGCAGGAAGGCGTGCAGATGCACGGCGGCATGGGCATGACCGACCAGTTCGACATCGGCTTCTTCATGAAGCGCGCCAGGGTCTGCGAGGAGCTGTTCGGCGATGCCAATTACCACACCGAGCAGCTGGCGCGGGCGCGGGGGTATTGA
- a CDS encoding ATP-binding protein, with protein MAALGHHEHAERPAGPIGRLRARLVGVLRAVPIRWRILSIAALNSAVVVVLVAMIWNGAQVLGSAWDDVRQVRESDRILALLESETGRLHNLIHRYINQPSPDLFAEILLLREAVLGTLSNRAAKDPMLSGSVEELERTTDRFLNGFGELRSVQATIAKTYEEQVQGPARDMAGLYSIIEGATGHRDALIWPSLGKSREAFTAMLVAANSYYLSLSTGAADDARRNTETIERTIPVMIDLADNDLQRMALQRLGARTAALREGFAKLSEQLASRTELLRNTIDASQAEAIGAIDDLSTMMRQREQKAQETFDRTLADISRRVLSIAVIFLGIILTAGVMIALSIRLPLQQIMTAMRAITLGDLDREVQGTKARDEVGAMARAVEVFRENAIAKRQTEDELRASKEKAESALLELNTAQQNLIDAERLAALGGLVAGVAHEVNNPIGISLTVASSFARRTEIFEAQLKGEGGLRRSQLEEFVQSSRDASQQLVANLQRAGELIQSFKQVAVDRSHAERRQFSLSEATDQIIASLRPVLKRSPITLEVDVPEGLLLDGYPGSYGQILTNLFLNAANHAFADGRAGTITISARPRGADDIELSFTDDGAGMTPDVQRQAFDPFFTTRRNEGGTGLGLHIVYNLVTQQLGGRMMLESKLGQGTTFRIIMPRIAKGGAQSTESDGTSQWPNRTMSST; from the coding sequence TTGGCTGCACTTGGACATCACGAGCACGCGGAGCGGCCGGCCGGCCCGATCGGTCGGCTGCGCGCGCGTCTCGTCGGCGTGCTGCGGGCGGTGCCGATCCGCTGGCGCATCCTGTCGATCGCCGCGCTGAACTCCGCCGTGGTCGTGGTGCTGGTCGCCATGATCTGGAACGGCGCGCAGGTGCTGGGCTCGGCCTGGGACGACGTCCGCCAGGTGCGCGAATCCGACCGCATCCTGGCGCTGCTCGAAAGCGAGACCGGACGCCTGCACAATCTGATCCACCGCTACATCAACCAGCCGAGCCCGGACCTGTTCGCCGAGATCCTGCTGCTGCGCGAGGCGGTGCTGGGCACGCTGAGTAACCGCGCCGCCAAGGACCCGATGCTGTCGGGGTCGGTCGAGGAGCTGGAGCGCACCACCGACCGCTTCCTCAACGGCTTCGGCGAGCTGCGCAGTGTGCAGGCCACCATCGCCAAGACCTATGAGGAGCAGGTGCAGGGTCCGGCCCGGGACATGGCGGGCCTCTATTCCATCATCGAAGGCGCCACCGGCCATCGCGACGCGCTGATCTGGCCCTCGCTCGGGAAGTCCCGCGAGGCCTTCACCGCGATGCTGGTGGCGGCCAATTCCTATTATCTGTCGCTGTCGACGGGCGCGGCCGATGACGCCCGCCGCAACACCGAGACGATCGAGAGGACCATCCCCGTGATGATCGATCTCGCCGACAACGATCTCCAGCGCATGGCGCTGCAGCGGCTCGGGGCCCGCACCGCCGCGCTGCGCGAGGGCTTTGCAAAGCTCTCCGAACAGCTCGCGAGCCGCACCGAGCTGCTGCGCAACACCATCGACGCCAGCCAGGCCGAGGCGATCGGCGCCATCGACGACCTCTCGACCATGATGCGCCAGCGCGAGCAGAAGGCGCAGGAGACGTTCGACCGCACGCTGGCGGATATCTCACGGCGGGTGCTGTCGATCGCGGTGATCTTCCTCGGCATCATCCTCACCGCCGGCGTGATGATCGCGCTGTCGATCCGGCTGCCGCTGCAGCAGATCATGACCGCGATGCGCGCGATCACGCTCGGCGATCTCGACCGCGAGGTGCAGGGCACCAAGGCGCGCGACGAGGTCGGCGCCATGGCGCGCGCGGTGGAGGTATTCCGCGAGAACGCGATCGCCAAGCGCCAGACCGAGGACGAGCTGCGCGCCTCCAAGGAGAAGGCCGAAAGCGCGCTGCTCGAGCTCAACACCGCGCAGCAGAATCTGATCGACGCCGAGCGGCTGGCGGCGCTCGGCGGCCTCGTCGCCGGCGTCGCCCACGAGGTCAACAACCCGATCGGCATCAGCCTGACCGTTGCCTCCAGCTTCGCCCGTCGCACCGAGATCTTCGAGGCCCAGCTCAAGGGCGAGGGCGGCCTGCGCCGCTCGCAGCTGGAGGAGTTCGTGCAGTCCTCGCGCGATGCCTCGCAGCAGCTGGTCGCCAACCTGCAGCGCGCCGGCGAGCTGATCCAGTCGTTCAAGCAGGTCGCGGTCGACCGCTCCCATGCCGAGCGGCGGCAATTCTCGCTCAGCGAGGCCACCGACCAGATCATTGCAAGCCTCAGGCCGGTCCTGAAGCGCTCGCCGATCACGCTCGAGGTCGACGTGCCCGAAGGCCTGCTGCTCGACGGCTATCCGGGCTCCTATGGCCAGATCCTGACCAACCTCTTCCTCAACGCCGCCAACCACGCCTTCGCCGACGGGCGCGCCGGCACGATCACGATCTCGGCGCGGCCGCGCGGGGCCGACGACATCGAGCTCAGCTTCACCGACGACGGGGCCGGCATGACCCCGGACGTGCAGCGCCAGGCCTTTGACCCTTTCTTTACCACCCGGCGCAATGAAGGCGGCACGGGACTTGGCCTGCATATCGTCTATAACCTCGTCACCCAGCAGCTCGGCGGCCGCATGATGCTGGAATCCAAGCTGGGACAAGGCACTACTTTTCGCATTATCATGCCCCGCATCGCCAAGGGCGGCGCGCAAAGCACAGAAAGCGACGGGACTTCTCAATGGCCGAACAGGACGATGTCCTCCACCTGA
- a CDS encoding acyl-CoA dehydrogenase family protein, translated as MSDTDSTELETFRSETRAWLEANCPAEMRKPATSDADVFWGGRNAKFSSEPQRIWFERMRDKGWTVPDWPKEYGGGGLSAAEHKVLRAEMAKIGARPPLSSFGIWMLGPALLKYGNEAQKKEHLPKIAAGEIRWCQGYSEPNAGSDLASLQTRAESDGDDFVITGSKIWTSYANYADWIFCLVRTDPTAKKHDGISFILFDMTSKGVTTKPILLISGYSPFCETFFDGVRVPKSHVVGTVNRGWDVAKYLLQHERAMISGMGERGAGRPLGQIAADSVGTDTQGKLDDAMLRGKIATFDVDEAALAACAERAVDLAKAGQAHPAFSSAMKYYGTELNKRRYEILMSAGGVDALEWESERSRQGARPRAWLRTKANSIEGGTTEVMLGIVAKRILDLPGA; from the coding sequence ATGAGTGACACTGACTCCACCGAGCTCGAAACATTCCGCAGCGAGACGCGCGCCTGGCTCGAGGCCAATTGCCCGGCCGAGATGCGCAAGCCCGCGACCTCGGATGCCGACGTGTTCTGGGGCGGGCGCAACGCAAAATTCTCCTCCGAGCCGCAGCGCATCTGGTTCGAGCGCATGCGCGACAAGGGCTGGACCGTGCCTGATTGGCCGAAGGAGTATGGCGGCGGCGGCTTGAGCGCGGCCGAGCACAAGGTGCTACGCGCCGAGATGGCGAAAATCGGCGCGCGTCCGCCGCTGTCGAGCTTCGGCATCTGGATGCTCGGGCCGGCGCTCTTGAAATACGGCAACGAGGCCCAGAAGAAGGAGCATCTGCCGAAGATCGCGGCCGGCGAAATCCGCTGGTGCCAGGGCTATTCCGAGCCGAATGCCGGCTCCGATCTGGCCTCGCTGCAGACCCGCGCCGAGAGCGACGGCGACGATTTCGTCATCACGGGCTCGAAGATCTGGACCTCCTACGCCAATTACGCCGACTGGATCTTCTGCCTCGTCCGCACCGATCCCACGGCGAAGAAGCACGACGGCATCAGCTTCATCCTGTTCGACATGACCTCGAAGGGCGTGACGACCAAGCCGATCCTTCTGATTTCCGGCTATTCGCCGTTCTGCGAGACCTTCTTCGACGGCGTCCGCGTGCCGAAGTCGCATGTGGTCGGCACCGTCAACCGCGGCTGGGACGTCGCCAAATATCTGCTGCAGCACGAGCGCGCGATGATCTCAGGGATGGGCGAGCGCGGCGCCGGCCGTCCGCTCGGCCAGATCGCGGCGGATTCCGTCGGCACCGATACGCAGGGCAAGCTCGACGATGCCATGCTGCGTGGGAAGATCGCCACCTTCGACGTCGATGAAGCCGCACTCGCGGCCTGCGCCGAGCGCGCGGTCGATCTCGCCAAGGCGGGGCAGGCGCATCCGGCGTTCTCCTCGGCGATGAAATATTACGGCACCGAGCTCAACAAGCGCCGCTACGAGATCCTGATGTCGGCCGGCGGCGTCGATGCGCTGGAATGGGAGAGCGAGCGCTCCAGGCAGGGCGCTCGTCCGCGCGCTTGGCTGCGTACCAAGGCCAACTCGATCGAGGGCGGCACGACGGAGGTGATGCTCGGCATCGTCGCCAAGCGCATCCTGGATTTGCCGGGGGCGTGA